The segment GTCCGCCAAGCCGGAATGACGCCGGTGCTGTGCGTCGGCGAGTCGCTGCCGGAGCGCGAGCAAGGTGCGACCGAGGATGTGGTGGCGCGCCAGCTCCAGGCGGTGCTTGATCTGGCCGGGGCGAGTGCGTTTGCCGATGCGGTCGTGGCCTACGAGCCCGTGTGGGCGATCGGCACGGGCAAAACGGCCACACCCGCCCAGGCGCAGGACGTTCACGCCTTCATCCGTGGCCGACTGGCCGAGGCGGACCCGGCCATCGCAGCGTCGCTGCACGTCCTTTACGGCGGCAGCATGAAGCGAGCGAACGCACGCGAGCTGCTCGCCATGCCCGACATCGATGGCGGCCTGTTGGGCGGGGCGTCGCTGAACGTCGACGAGTTCATGGCCGTGGCCATCACGGCCCAGCGGCTCGCGCAGGAGAACACTTAATGACGCAGGACGAGATCAAGGCCATGGTCGCCCGTGCGGCGCTGCCGCACGTGCTGCCCGGCAGCATCATCGGCGTGGGTACCGGATCGACGGTGAACCACTTCATCGACGCGCTGTCCTCGCTTCGCGAGGGCATCGCCGGCGCGGTGTCGAGCAGCAATGCGACCACGGCCAGGCTGCGCGGGCATGGCATTCGAGTCCTCGAGGCCGGCGAAGTCGAACAACTGGCTCTGTACGTGGATGGCGCCGACGAGATCGACCCGCACGGTCACATGATCAAGGGTGGCGGTGCGGCGCTCACGCGCGAGAA is part of the Cupriavidus metallidurans CH34 genome and harbors:
- the tpiA gene encoding triose-phosphate isomerase, whose protein sequence is MDPTPLPPHPVRGQRRRLLVAGNWKMNGSLAGVQALAAAIADGAVARLDRVQLVLFPPFTYLPEAQRRLGASGMAWGAQNVSGHEDGAFTGEVSAQMLREFGCACVLVGHSERRTLFGENDAVVARKFLAVRQAGMTPVLCVGESLPEREQGATEDVVARQLQAVLDLAGASAFADAVVAYEPVWAIGTGKTATPAQAQDVHAFIRGRLAEADPAIAASLHVLYGGSMKRANARELLAMPDIDGGLLGGASLNVDEFMAVAITAQRLAQENT